The Apostichopus japonicus isolate 1M-3 chromosome 20, ASM3797524v1, whole genome shotgun sequence genome contains a region encoding:
- the LOC139961514 gene encoding galactosylceramide sulfotransferase-like, whose amino-acid sequence MSQSRTAGFSYVSMFVTVLCTCTVILIAIVKFDHSPWDKQITGPSPPGVMRFPPDHSVQGTAAQVTILDHSSFHVQSTGPPVLRSALDIQSGTEHQGRKIQSTPETLLENKPRTESLACKAKQRIVFLKTHKTASTTLVSILERYGYYRNLTFAVGKSHILSFQYKFVRRNVLKFPGMQGKPFDMLTNHARYNRPEMDFLVPNATYITILRKPEDQLDSAFGYFEMYRGMKLENETNPLEKFMEDPMKYYRPHKYHMWQLSRNGMLFDLGLEHKYDENDPKIVEKIQEIDGDFDLVLLSDFFDESLILLKRLLCWEYEDILYLSSGIRSASHRFENNEDLAKRIRAWSHGDVLLYNHFNNTFWKRVKDYGPTFKEDLRHFRELNQRVYDDCIDRNNTNKSDKRVEKLKLKNTSERCKRLQRGDINYTPMIRKSMKSRFGSPS is encoded by the exons ATGAGCCAATCCCGGACAGCAGGATTTTCATATGTTTCTATGTTTGTGACAGTGCTGTGTACTTGCACCGTAATCCTGATAGCCATTGTCAAGTTTGACCACAGCCCGTGGGACAAGCAAATTACGGGACCGTCACCTCCAGGTGTTATGAG ATTCCCGCCTGATCATTCCGTCCAGGGAACAGCTGCACAGGTAACAATTTTGGATCACTCTTCCTTCCATGTGCAGTCTACCGGACCACCAGTCCTGCGGTCAGCTTTGGATATCCAGTCAGGGACAGAACATCAGGGACGAAAAATTCAGTCCACCCCGGAAACTCTTCTTGAGAACAAGCCTCGGACAGAGAGCTTGGCATGTAAAGCAAAGCAAAGGATTGTTTTCCTCAAGACACACAAGACTGCGAGTACCACGTTGGTGTCGATACTCGAAAGATACGGCTATTACCGGAATTTGACTTTCGCCGTAGGGAAAAGCCACATATTATCGTTCCAGTACAAATTCGTTCGCCGAAACGTCTTGAAATTTCCCGGGATGCAAGGTAAGCCGTTCGACATGTTGACCAATCACGCACGTTACAACCGGCCGGAGATGGACTTTCTCGTACCTAACGCTACTTACATCACGATCCTGAGGAAGCCGGAAGACCAGTTGGACTCGGCCTTTGGTTATTTTGAGATGTATCGAGGCATGAAGCTGGAGAACGAGACCAACCCTCTGGAGAAGTTCATGGAAGATCCCATGAAATACTACCGGCCACATAAATATCACATGTGGCAGTTGAGTCGAAACGGGATGCTGTTCGATTTAGGATTAGAACACAAATACGACGAGAACGACCCAAAGATTGTGGAAAAGATCCAGGAGATCGACGGTGACTTCGATCTCGTATTACTGTCAGATTTCTTTGACGAATCGTTGATCTTGTTGAAGAGGCTGTTATGTTGGGAATACGAGGATATCTTATATCTATCGAGCGGAATCCGGAGTGCAAGCCACAGGTTTGAGAACAATGAGGATTTAGCTAAGAGGATACGCGCTTGGTCTCACGGGGACGTTTTACTGTATAACCATTTTAACAATACTTTTTGGAAAAGAGTCAAAGACTATGGACCGACCTTCAAGGAAGACCTCCGACACTTCCGAGAACTCAATCAAAGGGTCTATGATGACTGCATCGATAGGAATAACACCAACAAAAGTGATAAAAGAGTCGAAAAGTTAAAACTGAAAAATACTTCAGAAAGATGTAAACGTCTACAACGGGGAGATATAAATTACACCCCCATGATTAGGAAGTCAATGAAGAGTAGGTTTGGCTCACCATCTTAG